In a single window of the Orenia metallireducens genome:
- the rpsQ gene encoding 30S ribosomal protein S17, producing the protein MARRNAPQEKIGLVVSDKMEKTVVVAVERKTQHPLYKRVITRTSKFKAHDEKNECRVGDKVRIVETRPLSKTKNWVVEEIVQRAE; encoded by the coding sequence ATGGCTCGACGCAATGCACCGCAAGAAAAGATCGGATTAGTTGTTAGTGATAAAATGGAAAAGACTGTTGTTGTTGCAGTGGAAAGAAAGACTCAACATCCATTATATAAGCGTGTAATCACTAGAACTTCTAAGTTCAAAGCTCATGATGAAAAGAATGAGTGTCGAGTAGGGGACAAAGTTAGAATTGTAGAAACTCGTCCTTTAAGTAAGACTAAGAACTGGGTAGTAGAAGAGATTGTTCAAAGAGCTGAATAG
- the rpmC gene encoding 50S ribosomal protein L29 has product MKANELRNLTNAELEQKLDELKEELFNLRFQNATVQLDNPARIKEVKKSIARVKTILNERELGINQG; this is encoded by the coding sequence ATGAAAGCTAATGAGTTAAGAAATTTAACTAATGCAGAATTAGAGCAAAAGTTAGATGAATTAAAAGAAGAATTATTTAACTTGCGTTTTCAAAATGCTACAGTGCAATTAGATAACCCTGCACGTATAAAAGAGGTTAAAAAATCAATTGCTCGTGTTAAGACTATTTTAAATGAACGTGAACTTGGAATTAACCAAGGTTAA